In the genome of Coregonus clupeaformis isolate EN_2021a unplaced genomic scaffold, ASM2061545v1 scaf1667, whole genome shotgun sequence, one region contains:
- the LOC123487345 gene encoding vicilin-like seed storage protein At2g18540: ERKHEEERFKQQIEMEKQMEKETQNQREMELKDQQHKEMEEENIEGQNELEREREEKQKVIKEAEEEEREREEERRKEVSMKKHVVVNVKEKAREIFNRRKQRRLEVLKGEREQMERGQQIRREKEERLLEMERKQERARRQEEQDKKTRD; encoded by the exons gaaagaaagcatgaagaagaaagatttaaacagcaaatagagatggaa aaacaaaTGGAGAAAGAGACTCAGaatcagagagagatggaattaaaagatcagcaacacaaagagatggaggaagaaaATATTGAGGGACAGAatgaactggagagagagagggaagaaaagcAGAAAGTGATTAaggaagcagaggaggaggaaagagaaagagaagaagagagaagaaaggaaGTAAGCATGAAGAAGCATGTAGTAGTTAATGTTAAAGAAAAAGCACGGGAAATCTTCAACAGGCGTAAACAGAGGAGGTTAGAAGTGTTGAAGGGGGAACGAGAACAGATGGAAAGAGGACAACaaatcaggagggagaaggaggaaagaCTGCTGGAGATGGAAAGAAAACAGGAGAGGGCAAGACGACAAGAGGAGCAGGATAAAAAAACGAGAGATTGA
- the LOC121565387 gene encoding golgin subfamily A member 6-like protein 6 has protein sequence MEINRLKQLVDLLITQLQLAQQEIAILRLWQKVMEDQRPRLAWNNKPIETERQSERQRERERKAELERQEMKEKVKQAEETIKALEREIERLKEIEQEIAFERKRDMRIAENEEVKQVNKKVKELEREIERLKEDMTTKEIQYKIKFQRAKEAFRRQNERVKQVNKNVLVLDRELARMKEEIRLKDETGPERKFDRDRERDGERDGERYGEREMEMEGEIERETALINDNKTSELEEIFKDIKEQMTELESMETDEYTWKQNQMAMEEKTEGENDTQKEVERTRKEKIPKQGQQEEEKKKEMEGGEEEERHKQKQIEMEEEE, from the exons ATGGAGATCAACAGACTCAAACAACTGGTGGATCTGCTGATAACGCAACTACAACTGGCCCAG CAAGAGATAGCGATATTGAGGCTATGGCAGAAAGTCATGgaggatcagcgaccaagactgGCCTGGAACAACAAACCTATTGAGACGGAAAGACAGAGTGAAagacagagggaaagggagagaaaagCAGAATTGGAGAGACAAGAAATGAAGGAGAAAGTGAAACAGGCAGAGGAAACAATAAAAGCGTTAGAACGAGAGATTGAGAGATTGAAAGAGATTGAACAGGAAATAGCATTTGAAAGAAAAAGAGACATGCGTATTGCAGAGAATGAGGAAGTCAAACAGGTTAACAAAAAGGTaaaagagttagagagagagattgagagattgaAAGAAGACATGACAACAAAAGAGattcaatacaaaataaaattTCAAAGAGCGAAAGAAGCGTTTAGAAGACAGAATGAAAGAGTGAAACAGGTTAACAAAAATGTACTAGTGTTAGACAGAGAGCTTGCGAGAATGAAAGAAGAGATTAGATTGAAAGATGAGACTGGACCAGAGAGAAAAtttgatagagacagagagagagatggagagagagatggagagagatatggagagagagagatggagatggagggagagatagagagagagacagccctcATCAATGACAACAAGACGTCTGAACTGGAGGAAATCTTCAAGGATATCAAGGAACAGATGACAGAATTAGAAAGTATGGAAACAGACGAGTATACATGGAAACAGAACCAAATGGCCATGGAGGAGAAGACAGAGGGTGAGAACGACACACAGAAAGAGGTAGAAAGAACGAGAAAAGAGAAAATACCAAAACAGGGACaacaagaagaggagaagaagaaggagatggagggaggagaagaagaggagagacacaAACAGAAGcaaatagagatggaagaggaagaa